In the genome of Brienomyrus brachyistius isolate T26 chromosome 17, BBRACH_0.4, whole genome shotgun sequence, one region contains:
- the LOC125711979 gene encoding glia maturation factor gamma-like, with amino-acid sequence MADSLVVCEVEDSLLEKLKRFRFRKETSNAAILMKIDKEKQLVILEEEYEDISLDDLKNELPERQPRFIVYSYKYTHADGRISYPLCFIFSSPVGCKPEQQMMYAGSKNRLVQAAELTKVFETRNADDLSEEWLREKLSFFR; translated from the exons GCTGATTCCCTGGTTGTGTGTGAGGTGGAGGACAGTCTTCTGGAAAAGCTGAAACGGTTCAGATTCCGTAAAGAGACCAGCAACGCTGCCATCCTGA TGAAAATTGATAAAGAGAAGCAGTTAGTGATCCTAGAGGAAGAGTATGAA GatatctctctggatgatctgaAGAACGAACTTCCGGAGAGACAACCAAG ATTCATTGTGTACAGCTATAAGTACACTCAtgcagatggcagaatttcctaCCCTCTGTGCTTTATCTTCTCAAGTCCTGTGG GTTGTAAGCCTGAGCAGCAGATGATGTACGCAGGTAGCAAAAACAGGCTGGTCCAGGCTGCAGAGCTCACAAAG GTGTTTGAGACCCGAAACGCAGATGACCTTTCAGAGGAATGGCTGCGAGAGAAATTGTCTTTTTTCCGTTAA